ACGCCTTTTGAACCCACCTTGTTGTTAATTTTCGCCTTCTTCAGAAATTTCATCGAGCAGTTTCTCGATGCGGCTACCGTAAGCGATCGACTCGTCGATCTTGAAGATCAGCTCAGGTGTATGCCGCAATCTGATCCGCTTACCGATTTCGGTTCGCAAGAAACCAGTTGCTTTGTCTAACGCTTTGAGCGTATCTTTCTTCTGTTCTTCATCGCCAAACACACTTAAATACACTTTTGCTTGCGATAAATCACTTGTCACATCGACGCCTGTCACCGTAACAAATCCAATGCGCGGATCCTTCAATTCACGCTGGATCATCACGCTAAGTTCTTTCTTGATCTCTTCGCCTACCCGGCCGGTACGATTCTTAGCCATTGATGACACCTCACCTTACTTAGGTTCGACGGTTTCCATAATAAATGCTTCGATCACGTCGCCCTCTTTAACATCGTGGTAATTGTCCAAGGTAATACCGCACTCATAGCCTTGAGCCACTTCCTTAGCATCATCCTTGAAGCGTTTGAGGGAATCGATCTTGCCCTCATACACCACGATGCCGTCGCGAATCAAGCGAGCTTCTGCCGAACGGGTAATCTTGCCGGAAGTAACCATACAACCTGCAATCGTCCCGACCTTGCTAACCTTGAACGTATTTCTTACTTCAGCATGCCCGATAACCGCTTCTTTATAAACCGGATCAAGCATTCCCTTCATCGCCTGCTCAATCTCTTCGATGGCATTGTAAATGACGCGATGAAGTCTAATATCTACACTTTCTTGCTCTGCAGTCGCTTTAGTCTGACTATCCGGACGAACGTTAAAGCCGATAACAATCGCGTTCGATGCCGCTGCCAAAATAATATCCGATTCGGTAATCGCTCCGGCACCGCTATGAATAATCTTCACGCGTACGCCTTCAACCTCGATCTTCTCAAGCGATCCCTTAAGAGCCTCAACCGAACCTTGGACGTCGGCTTTGATAATAACGTTCAGATCCTTAATCTCGCCTTCCTTGATGTGGCGGAACAGGTCGTCAAGCGTAACGCGGGTATTTGCACCAAGCGAGGTTTGACGTTCGGTCGTTGCCCGTTTATCGGCGATCGAACGAGCCTTGCGCTCATCCTCAAACACCATGAACGGATCGCCAGCTTGCGGAACTTCATTCAGACCGGTAATTTCAATCGGCGTTGAAGGCCCCGCTTCCTTAATGCGGCGTCCTTTGTCATTCACCATGGCACGCACGCGGCCGAAGCAATTGCCGGCTACGAATGCATCCCCAACTTTAAATGTACCATGCTGCACGAGCACCCGTGCAACCGGTCCGCGATTCTTATCAAGCTCAGCCTCAATGACTGCTCCACGGGCACGCTTGTTAGGATTTGCCTTATACTCGTTAACTTCTGCTACGAGAAGAATCATCTCAAGCAGATCCTCAAGACCCATTCTTTGCTTGGCTGATACGTTTACGAAGATCGTATCTCCGCCCCATTCCTCTGGAACGAGTTCGTATTCGGTCAATTCTTGCTTCACCTTATCTGGATTAGCTTCTGGTTTATCGATCTTATTGACAGCGACGATAATCGGCAGGCCTGCAGCCTTGGCATGGTTAATCGCCTCAACGGTCTGCGGCATGACGCCGTCATCTGCAGCAACTACGATAATCGTAATATCCGTCAATTGCGCACCGCGAGCACGCATCGCTGTAAACGCTTCGTGACCCGGTGTATCAAGGAACGAAATTTTCTTACCGTTAATTTCAACTTGATACGCGCCAATATGCTGAGTGATGCCGCCTGCTTCTCCACTGGACACATTCGTTGAGCGGATGGCATCAAGCAATGTCGTCTTACCGTGGTCAACGTGACCCATAATCGTAACGACTGGCGGACGTTCTTTCAAGTCTGCTTCATCATCGACTTCCTCAACCGTCTCGAAGCGATCATCCTCAACAGGAATCTTCACTTCTACTTCTACCCCGAAGTCGCCGGCCAGTAGCAGGATCGTTTCAATATCAAGCTCCTGGTTGATTGCTGCCATGACGCCGAGCAGCATAAGCTTCTTAATTACTTCAGAAGCATCCTTATGCAGGAGCTTGGCCGCCTCACCAACGGTCATCGTGCCACGCACAATGATTTTCTTCGGTGTATTATCAATCTTCTCACGCGGAGGCTGTTGATTTCCACCTCTACCGCCCTTGCCGCCTCTGCCGCCACGATTGTTTCTATATCCGCCTTGGCGATCATCGAAGCCCTTGGACTTATTATTGTTATTGTTATTGTTATTCGTGAATTTGCCTTTTTTGGCGCCTTGGTTCTGTCCATTGCTGCCATTATTGCCACGGTCATTGTTAAATGCGGGCTTCTCGCGGTCAAACTTCTTGCCACCCTTATCGGAACTAGACTGCGTTGAAGGAGCAGAAGTGCTGCGAGTTTGCTGTGATGAATTGGTACGTTGTTGTCCGCCACCTGCTTGCCCCTGAGGACGGCCTGATTGCTGGCCACGGTTCCCAGGTTGGTTCGAATTCTGCTGTGGACGTGAGCCTTGCTGCGGACGTGAGCCTTGCTGCGGACGTGAGCCTTGCTGGCTCCCCCCGTTAGAACGTTGACTTCTATCTTGTGACGCTGTATTGCTGCCTGTGGCAGATGGTCTATTGGAATTTGTTTTTGTATTCATGCTTACCTGCTTTTCTTGTTGATTTTTGTTATTACTTGTTACTTGATTCGTTGACGAAGCGTGGGCCTGGTTCCCATGATGATCAGATCCACTCTTCGCTGGTTCTGGCTTGGCGTTGGCTGAAGCCGGCTTAGACGAAGCCTCATTACGCCCGCCTCCATCACGTTTGGCTGCTGCATTACTCTTAATATCCTTGAAGAATTGTTCCACCTTCGTAACGGTATCATTCTCCATAACGCTCATGTGATTGTTAACTGGGATATTAAGGCGCTTAAGAATGGTTATAATTTCCTTGCTGCTCATATTAAGTGACTTCGCATATTCATAGACTCTGAGTTTATCTTTGTTCTCTTGTTTACTCAATATACTCCACCTCCGGCGTTTTCTCGATTTCTTCTCGAATCATATCGGCAAACCCTTGATCCGTCAGTGCTATTACGACCCGCTCTGGTTTTCCAATACTTGAACCAAGGCGGATCCGATCCGGCCCGATGATCAAAGGGACTTTGTATGTGCCGCATTTATCGCGGAATTTCTTGTGGGTATTATTTGAAGCGTCCCCCGCAACGATAACCAGTTTGGCCTCCCTGGACCGAATGGCTTTCATTACGATCTCATCACCGGTCACCAACTTGCCAGCACGCATTGCCAGGCCAAGCCGGGACAACATTTTACTCATCGCTATCTTCCTCTTCCTGCTCCTGGCTAAGATGGAACTCATCCTCGATCGCCAGGAAATCATGGGCCAACTGTTCGTAGACCTCTGCTCCTACCGTAGCCTTCAAGGCACGATCCAGCGCGCGGTTCTTATGGGCGAGCTTAAAGCAAGCAACCTGTCCGCAAAGATAAGCACCACGCCCCGATTTTTTGCCAGTCAGATCAATCGAAACCTCACCCTCTGGTGAACGAACGACGCGAATCAACGATTTTTTCGGCATCATTTGCTGGCAAGCTACGCATTTGCGCATTGGTATTTTTTTAGCTTTCATTTCAAGCCCCCCATACATACTCCCGGTTATGCCTATATCTCTTTAAAGAGGTTGTTCAAAAAAGTCCTACTTTGATAAGAAAACCTGATCGAAGCCAATTCAAGGATGAGCGACCGCGATTCAAAGGTAGGTTTTCTTGCGATATAGAATTTCATCAGCTTCGCTGATAATTTATAAATTCTATATCTAACACGAAGTAACACTGAATGCGTATTCGACATCGAATTTTGAATTCAGCCCGGCCTTCCGATGCTAACGTACCCAAAGCGTACGCTCCGCTTCTTTCGTTCCAAGCCTCATCCAACCTTCTCGGTGCTGATAGTCTGACTTTTTGAACTTGAGCTGCTAACAAATATTAATCTATAGATATAGAGTCCTGCGGCATTTCATCCTGCTCGGTCTTCTCTCTACCGAACTCTTCCTCTGCCTGGGTCTCACTCTTAATATCGATCTTCCAGCCTGTCAGCTTAGCAGCAAGTCTCGCATTCTGCCCCTTAATGCCGATCGCCAGCGAGAGCTGATAATCCGGTACAATAACACGAGCCATCTTCTCAGCCTCGAACACTTGTACCTCCAGCACCTTGGAAGGGCTAAGTGCATTAGCTACATACTCCTCAATATTGTCGGAATAGCGTACGATGTCGATCTTTTCCCCATGAAGTTCGTTCACAATCGTCTGCACGCGTGTACCCTTCGGACCAACACAAGAGCCGACCGGATCTACTTCACTATTGCGGGAATAGACAGCGATCTTCGAACGGAATCCAGCTTCGCGAGCAACAGAACGAATTTCAACTACGCCATCGAAAATCTCAGGAACTTCCAGCTCGAACAAACGCTTCAACAAACCAGGATGCGTACGGGATAACAAGATTTGCGGCCCTTTGGTTGTATTCTCAACCTTTGTAATATACGCTTTGATCCGGTCGCCGTGCTTGAACTTCTCACCAGGCATTAATTCATTCAGTGGAAGATGCGCTTCAATCTTGCCAAGGTCGACATAGACATTACGCAGATCCTGACGCTGTACGATACCTGTAACGATATCCTCTTCCTTCTCGACAAAAGCGTTATAGATCAGTCCACGCTCCGCTTCACGAATACGTTGGGTTACCACCTGCTTCGCCGTCTGCGCCGCGATCCGTCCGAAATCTCTAGGCGTTACTTCAATTTCCGCTACATCGTCCAGTTGGAAGCTAGGGTTGATCTCGCGTGCTGAATGCAGCGAAATTTCTGTGCGAGGATCGAGAACTTCTTCAACAATGAGCTTGCGCGCAAATACTCTAATAGATCCCGTATGACGATTCATATCTACACGAACGTTCTGCGCCGTATTAAAATTCCGTTTATAGCTGGAGATCAGTGCTGCTTCAATAGCTTCAAACAATATATCTTTGCTGATCCCTTTTTCCCTTTCCAAATCATTCAAGGCTTCGATAAAATCCATACTCATTTGCCTCGAGTTCCCCCTTTCATAATCCTATATAAGTGTTGTTAAAAAATAATCGCCAATCTGGCGCTAGCAACTTTACTATACGATACGGCATGTTTCTGCTTGCCGATTTCAATGACGAGCTCGTCATTCTCAAAAGAGAGAAGGCGTCCCTCAAATTCCTTCAGGCCATTCACCGGCTCGTATGTAGTGACAAATACATCCTTGCCTACGGCTTTGACTATATCGTCCGCTTTCTTCAACGGCCGCTCCGCACCAGGCGAGGAGACTTCAAGGAAGTACGCGGATGGGATCGGATCATTCTCATCCAGCTTCTCGCTGAGATATTCGCTGATCCGGCCGCAGTCATCAATGTCGATGCCGCCGTCCTTGTCAACGAAGACACGCAAAAACCAATTGCTGCCTTCCTTTACATATTCAATATCAACCAATTCAAAGCCGTTCTCCTCGAGATAAGGCATTACCATCTGTTCTACGGCCGCTTTGATTTTCGGTGTGCTCAAGAGTACATTACCTCCATCAATTGTTTCCTGTATACCAAAGAGTAAAGAGTGGGTTTCCCCACTCTTTAGACAACGTTTCTATCTCCATGATTACCAAAAAAATTATAACAT
The window above is part of the Paenibacillus lutimineralis genome. Proteins encoded here:
- the rbfA gene encoding 30S ribosome-binding factor RbfA; protein product: MAKNRTGRVGEEIKKELSVMIQRELKDPRIGFVTVTGVDVTSDLSQAKVYLSVFGDEEQKKDTLKALDKATGFLRTEIGKRIRLRHTPELIFKIDESIAYGSRIEKLLDEISEEGEN
- the infB gene encoding translation initiation factor IF-2, with product MSKQENKDKLRVYEYAKSLNMSSKEIITILKRLNIPVNNHMSVMENDTVTKVEQFFKDIKSNAAAKRDGGGRNEASSKPASANAKPEPAKSGSDHHGNQAHASSTNQVTSNNKNQQEKQVSMNTKTNSNRPSATGSNTASQDRSQRSNGGSQQGSRPQQGSRPQQGSRPQQNSNQPGNRGQQSGRPQGQAGGGQQRTNSSQQTRSTSAPSTQSSSDKGGKKFDREKPAFNNDRGNNGSNGQNQGAKKGKFTNNNNNNNNKSKGFDDRQGGYRNNRGGRGGKGGRGGNQQPPREKIDNTPKKIIVRGTMTVGEAAKLLHKDASEVIKKLMLLGVMAAINQELDIETILLLAGDFGVEVEVKIPVEDDRFETVEEVDDEADLKERPPVVTIMGHVDHGKTTLLDAIRSTNVSSGEAGGITQHIGAYQVEINGKKISFLDTPGHEAFTAMRARGAQLTDITIIVVAADDGVMPQTVEAINHAKAAGLPIIVAVNKIDKPEANPDKVKQELTEYELVPEEWGGDTIFVNVSAKQRMGLEDLLEMILLVAEVNEYKANPNKRARGAVIEAELDKNRGPVARVLVQHGTFKVGDAFVAGNCFGRVRAMVNDKGRRIKEAGPSTPIEITGLNEVPQAGDPFMVFEDERKARSIADKRATTERQTSLGANTRVTLDDLFRHIKEGEIKDLNVIIKADVQGSVEALKGSLEKIEVEGVRVKIIHSGAGAITESDIILAAASNAIVIGFNVRPDSQTKATAEQESVDIRLHRVIYNAIEEIEQAMKGMLDPVYKEAVIGHAEVRNTFKVSKVGTIAGCMVTSGKITRSAEARLIRDGIVVYEGKIDSLKRFKDDAKEVAQGYECGITLDNYHDVKEGDVIEAFIMETVEPK
- a CDS encoding L7Ae/L30e/S12e/Gadd45 family ribosomal protein, which gives rise to MSKMLSRLGLAMRAGKLVTGDEIVMKAIRSREAKLVIVAGDASNNTHKKFRDKCGTYKVPLIIGPDRIRLGSSIGKPERVVIALTDQGFADMIREEIEKTPEVEYIE
- the rnpM gene encoding RNase P modulator RnpM — protein: MKAKKIPMRKCVACQQMMPKKSLIRVVRSPEGEVSIDLTGKKSGRGAYLCGQVACFKLAHKNRALDRALKATVGAEVYEQLAHDFLAIEDEFHLSQEQEEEDSDE
- the nusA gene encoding transcription termination factor NusA; amino-acid sequence: MSMDFIEALNDLEREKGISKDILFEAIEAALISSYKRNFNTAQNVRVDMNRHTGSIRVFARKLIVEEVLDPRTEISLHSAREINPSFQLDDVAEIEVTPRDFGRIAAQTAKQVVTQRIREAERGLIYNAFVEKEEDIVTGIVQRQDLRNVYVDLGKIEAHLPLNELMPGEKFKHGDRIKAYITKVENTTKGPQILLSRTHPGLLKRLFELEVPEIFDGVVEIRSVAREAGFRSKIAVYSRNSEVDPVGSCVGPKGTRVQTIVNELHGEKIDIVRYSDNIEEYVANALSPSKVLEVQVFEAEKMARVIVPDYQLSLAIGIKGQNARLAAKLTGWKIDIKSETQAEEEFGREKTEQDEMPQDSISID
- the rimP gene encoding ribosome maturation factor RimP, whose protein sequence is MSTPKIKAAVEQMVMPYLEENGFELVDIEYVKEGSNWFLRVFVDKDGGIDIDDCGRISEYLSEKLDENDPIPSAYFLEVSSPGAERPLKKADDIVKAVGKDVFVTTYEPVNGLKEFEGRLLSFENDELVIEIGKQKHAVSYSKVASARLAIIF